The DNA sequence AAATGGCTTGGTAAGGCTTGACGACAGAACGCCAGGGGCCTATTTCGTCCCCATGACTATTCGCCCGATTGTGACAGCTCCCGACAGACGCCTGAAGCAGGTCTCAACCCCTGTTGAAAAGGTGGATGATGAGCTACGCACCCTCATGGATGACATGCTGGAAACCATGTATGACGCGCCGGGTATTGGCCTTGCCGCCATTCAGGTCGGCGTGCCCAAACGTGTGATCGTCATGGACCTCGCCCGCGAAGGTGAAGAGCCGGAGCCACGTTATTTTGTAAACCCTGAAATCATCTGGACCGATGACAGCGAGACCCGGGTTTACGAAGAAGGCTGTCTCTCGGTGCCGGAATTCTACGATGAGGTTGAGCGTCCCG is a window from the Rhodobiaceae bacterium genome containing:
- the def1 gene encoding peptide deformylase 1, whose translation is MTIRPIVTAPDRRLKQVSTPVEKVDDELRTLMDDMLETMYDAPGIGLAAIQVGVPKRVIVMDLAREGEEPEPRYFVNPEIIWTDDSETRVYEEGCLSVPEFYDEVERPAKCRVRFLDYQGEICELDCDEMLATCLQHEMDHLEGVLFIDHLSKLKRDRVLKKLLKERRLKEKELA